A window from Streptomyces sp. NBC_00271 encodes these proteins:
- a CDS encoding SMP-30/gluconolactonase/LRE family protein, with product MTGASGTGGTAFDVAVRAEAALGEGPTWDPDAQRLIWVDILGSRVHTYDPVSGRRTVMVTEQHVGAAKPRAGGGLVVNLRDGVATYGGAEGFRWLHRDPVPGRRANDAAVAPDGSLLFGTMRYDEAPGGGTLSRIAADGTVTPLLGDVAVSNGTGWSPDGRLLYYIDSPTRRVDVFDVGDVGDGQPPLNRRPLAVIEEGAGWPDGLTVDAEGCVWVALWDGGAVRRYTPDGELDRVVELPVPRPTACAFGGVDLTDLYITTARTGLEAPHPLSGSVLVVPGAGKGLPQPPFAG from the coding sequence GTGACCGGGGCGAGCGGGACGGGCGGCACGGCCTTCGACGTCGCGGTGCGCGCCGAGGCGGCCCTCGGTGAGGGCCCGACCTGGGATCCGGACGCGCAGCGGCTCATCTGGGTGGACATCCTCGGTTCCCGGGTCCACACCTACGACCCCGTCTCCGGGCGCCGCACGGTCATGGTCACCGAGCAGCACGTGGGCGCCGCCAAGCCCCGCGCGGGCGGCGGCCTGGTCGTCAATCTCCGGGACGGCGTGGCGACGTACGGCGGCGCCGAGGGCTTTCGGTGGCTGCACCGCGACCCCGTCCCCGGCCGCCGCGCGAACGACGCCGCGGTCGCCCCGGACGGCTCGCTGCTCTTCGGCACCATGCGCTACGACGAGGCCCCGGGCGGTGGCACCCTGTCCCGGATCGCCGCGGACGGCACGGTCACCCCGCTCCTCGGCGACGTCGCCGTCAGCAACGGAACGGGCTGGAGCCCGGACGGCCGGCTGCTGTACTACATCGACTCCCCGACCCGCCGCGTCGACGTCTTCGACGTAGGTGACGTGGGTGACGGCCAACCACCCCTCAACAGGCGCCCGTTGGCCGTGATCGAAGAGGGCGCGGGGTGGCCCGACGGGCTCACCGTCGACGCCGAGGGCTGTGTGTGGGTGGCCCTCTGGGACGGCGGAGCGGTCCGCCGCTACACACCGGACGGCGAGCTCGACCGGGTCGTGGAACTTCCCGTTCCGCGCCCCACCGCCTGCGCCTTCGGCGGCGTGGACCTGACCGACCTGTACATCACCACGGCGCGTACGGGCCTGGAGGCGCCGCATCCGCTCTCCGGCTCGGTGCTCGTCGTCCCCGGCGCGGGGAAGGGCCTGCCGCAGCCGCCGTTCGCCGGCTGA
- a CDS encoding IclR family transcriptional regulator: MGRLVPAVTRALDILELFLDGDGTLSAPDIVRKLQLPRTTVHELVTTLAARSYIVQVPGQPGRYRLGVRPYQLGSRYAEQLDLAAEGQQVARSVAETCDETVHVAILEGTDVIYIAKVDSTHAVRMVSAAGRRLPAHCTSVGKMLLASLPDVELTSRIPDNADLVAMTPNSITEPGALREALAEIRRRGVAVESRESNPDVSCVAAPVRDRTGQVVAALSISVPMIRWSDERRVELEQLAAKGAVELSERLGHRSVVG, from the coding sequence GTGGGACGCCTCGTACCTGCCGTGACCCGAGCTCTCGACATACTCGAGCTCTTCCTCGACGGGGACGGGACGCTCTCCGCCCCCGACATCGTGCGCAAGCTCCAGCTTCCCCGGACGACGGTGCACGAGCTGGTCACCACGCTCGCCGCCCGCTCGTACATCGTGCAGGTTCCCGGCCAGCCGGGACGCTACCGCCTCGGTGTGCGCCCGTACCAGCTCGGGAGCAGGTACGCCGAGCAGCTGGACCTCGCCGCCGAGGGCCAGCAGGTCGCCCGGTCCGTCGCCGAGACCTGTGACGAGACCGTCCACGTGGCGATCCTGGAGGGCACGGACGTCATCTACATCGCGAAGGTCGACTCCACGCACGCCGTGCGCATGGTGTCCGCGGCGGGCCGGCGCCTGCCCGCCCACTGCACCTCCGTCGGCAAGATGCTGCTCGCCTCGCTCCCCGACGTCGAGCTGACCTCCCGTATCCCGGACAACGCGGACCTGGTCGCGATGACGCCCAACAGCATCACCGAGCCGGGCGCCCTGCGCGAGGCCCTCGCCGAGATCCGCCGCCGCGGCGTCGCCGTGGAGAGCCGCGAGTCGAACCCGGACGTCAGCTGCGTCGCCGCCCCGGTGCGCGACCGTACGGGCCAGGTCGTCGCCGCGCTCTCCATCTCCGTACCGATGATCCGCTGGAGCGACGAGCGCCGCGTGGAGCTGGAGCAGCTCGCCGCGAAGGGCGCCGTCGAGCTGTCCGAGCGGCTCGGCCACCGGAGCGTGGTGGGGTGA
- a CDS encoding extracellular solute-binding protein: MGRPDLNDGYPNRGNLNRRNVLAALGGLTVAGSLGFAALGTGADALASSARTRVRYWNLFQGGDGTNQVAMVDAFRKEHPDIAVKDSTLTWGGPYYTKLAMAAAGNRAPDLAVMHQGRVPGFAPGRLLDPWDIDLLAKYGVREADFNPVLWKRGIVGGKLYALPLDIHVQLCFYRKDVCKKAGLLDADGRLPAAGSTDEWFALLKAAKKQLKSGQQTLGLHANDQNFAWWFFVAFYQQLGGGYFNDDQTDVTFDTDKATEVLEFFRKHVTDGYVTVGEADGEAFLAGSPFTWEGNWSVPYFNGEKLDFGAQPLPPVFGRRATHAESHSFILPHQSGRGGAADEGAYRLAAYMVTHATTWAIGGHVPAYLPTFKDPAYLKLSPQNEYSGPAMEHPATEPHIWFAGSTGVLAQRVGPVVASSNLGSAKPAAAARRMKSVLERLLAMKNPMDGRTAAQELKGAGA, from the coding sequence ATGGGACGACCTGACCTGAACGACGGGTATCCGAATCGTGGGAACCTGAACCGCAGGAACGTTTTGGCCGCGCTCGGCGGCCTGACCGTCGCCGGCAGCCTCGGCTTCGCCGCGCTCGGCACCGGCGCGGACGCGCTCGCCTCCAGCGCGCGCACCCGGGTCCGCTACTGGAACCTCTTCCAGGGCGGCGACGGCACCAACCAGGTCGCGATGGTGGACGCCTTCCGCAAGGAACATCCGGACATCGCGGTCAAGGACTCCACCCTGACCTGGGGCGGCCCGTACTACACCAAGCTCGCCATGGCCGCGGCCGGCAACCGCGCACCGGACCTCGCCGTCATGCACCAGGGCCGCGTCCCCGGGTTCGCGCCCGGCCGCCTCCTGGACCCCTGGGACATCGACCTTCTGGCCAAGTACGGCGTGCGGGAGGCCGACTTCAACCCCGTGCTGTGGAAGCGCGGCATCGTCGGCGGCAAGCTCTACGCCCTGCCCCTCGACATCCACGTCCAGCTCTGCTTCTACCGCAAGGACGTCTGCAAGAAGGCCGGGCTGCTCGACGCCGACGGCCGGCTGCCGGCCGCCGGTTCCACCGACGAGTGGTTCGCCCTCCTCAAGGCGGCCAAGAAGCAGCTGAAGAGCGGGCAGCAGACCCTCGGCCTGCACGCCAACGACCAGAACTTCGCCTGGTGGTTCTTCGTCGCCTTCTACCAGCAGCTCGGCGGCGGCTACTTCAACGACGACCAGACCGACGTCACCTTCGACACCGACAAGGCCACCGAGGTCCTGGAGTTCTTCCGCAAGCACGTGACCGACGGCTATGTCACCGTCGGCGAGGCCGACGGCGAGGCGTTCCTCGCCGGGTCGCCGTTCACCTGGGAGGGCAACTGGTCGGTGCCGTACTTCAACGGGGAGAAGCTCGACTTCGGCGCCCAGCCGCTGCCCCCGGTGTTCGGGAGACGGGCCACCCACGCCGAGTCGCACTCCTTCATCCTGCCCCACCAGTCCGGCCGCGGCGGCGCCGCCGACGAGGGCGCCTACCGGCTCGCCGCCTACATGGTCACCCACGCCACCACCTGGGCCATCGGCGGCCATGTGCCCGCCTATCTGCCCACCTTCAAGGATCCCGCCTACCTCAAGCTCAGCCCGCAGAACGAGTACTCCGGGCCCGCCATGGAGCACCCGGCCACCGAACCGCACATCTGGTTCGCCGGCTCCACCGGCGTCCTTGCGCAACGTGTCGGCCCGGTCGTCGCCTCCTCCAACCTCGGCTCCGCGAAGCCGGCCGCGGCGGCCCGCCGTATGAAGTCCGTCCTGGAGCGACTGCTCGCCATGAAGAACCCCATGGACGGCAGGACGGCCGCCCAGGAGCTGAAGGGAGCAGGCGCATGA
- a CDS encoding arabinan endo-1,5-alpha-L-arabinosidase yields the protein MKRLRLAALLAAATIALLPTTASADVTYPDPLPLTGQQIIHDPTVTHLRNGRYVAYSTGGVLGARLSTDLHHWDDAGNAFTTPPSWWYDYNSTADPWAPDLSYRDGRYWLYYAVSSWGTNHSAIGVATSKTGMPGTWTDHGPAFTSRTTDAWNAIDPAVIRADGKLWMAFGSYWTGIRMVELDPSTGKAIADTPVEHLATRPDAPYAVEGPYIVKHGRYYYLFASYDACCAGVNSTYKIRVGRSASVTGPYVDSTGKPMLEGGGDLFLASHGRYVGPGGESVFRAHGEDWIAYHYYDGNDSGTPKLGLNRLNWTRNGWPVAG from the coding sequence TTGAAGCGCTTGAGACTCGCCGCGCTGCTCGCCGCGGCCACCATCGCCCTGCTCCCGACCACCGCGTCGGCCGACGTCACCTACCCCGACCCCCTCCCCCTCACCGGCCAGCAGATCATCCACGACCCCACGGTCACCCACCTCAGGAACGGCCGCTACGTCGCCTACTCCACCGGCGGCGTCCTCGGCGCCCGCCTCTCCACCGACCTCCACCACTGGGACGACGCGGGCAACGCCTTCACCACGCCCCCGAGTTGGTGGTACGACTACAACTCCACCGCCGACCCCTGGGCCCCCGACCTCTCCTACCGAGACGGCCGCTACTGGCTCTACTACGCCGTCTCCTCCTGGGGCACCAACCACTCGGCGATCGGCGTGGCCACGTCGAAGACCGGCATGCCCGGCACCTGGACCGACCACGGCCCGGCCTTCACCTCTCGGACCACTGACGCCTGGAACGCCATCGACCCGGCGGTGATCCGGGCCGACGGCAAGCTGTGGATGGCGTTCGGCTCGTACTGGACGGGCATCCGCATGGTCGAACTGGACCCGAGCACCGGCAAGGCGATCGCGGACACACCCGTGGAGCACCTGGCCACCCGCCCGGACGCCCCGTACGCGGTCGAGGGCCCGTACATCGTCAAACACGGCCGCTACTACTACCTCTTCGCCTCCTACGACGCCTGCTGCGCGGGCGTGAACTCCACCTACAAGATCCGGGTCGGCAGATCGGCATCGGTGACCGGCCCCTACGTGGACAGCACGGGCAAGCCGATGCTGGAGGGCGGCGGCGACCTGTTCCTCGCTTCCCACGGTCGCTATGTCGGCCCCGGCGGTGAGTCGGTCTTCCGTGCCCATGGGGAGGACTGGATCGCCTATCACTACTACGACGGCAACGACTCAGGCACCCCCAAGCTGGGCCTGAACAGGCTGAACTGGACGAGGAACGGTTGGCCCGTCGCCGGTTAG
- a CDS encoding carbohydrate ABC transporter permease, producing MTTPSPTLRKPRSTWTPAQIALTVVALALSVIWMAPLVWALSTSLKTPAESVASPHWIPKDLTLDSWRKVFEAGNIPNWFVNSLVVSVCVTFVVLLVASLAGYGFARTEFRGKSVLMAVTMAGLMFSPAILGVPLFTTVQSLGMVDTYWGMILPQCAPAAMVYILYKFFQSLPRELEEAAFIDGAGRWRIFFTLVLPLSKPSLSAVGIFTFIASWNNFLWPYMVTNNPDLMTMPNGIATVQNAFGIVWPQLMAGGLIAGLPLIVVFVFFQSQIVRGVAHTGLAGQ from the coding sequence ATGACCACGCCGTCACCCACCCTCCGTAAACCCCGCAGCACCTGGACGCCCGCGCAGATCGCCCTGACGGTCGTCGCCCTCGCCCTGTCCGTGATCTGGATGGCGCCGCTGGTGTGGGCCCTGTCCACGTCGCTCAAGACCCCGGCGGAATCGGTGGCCTCGCCGCACTGGATCCCCAAGGACCTCACCCTCGACTCCTGGCGGAAGGTCTTCGAGGCCGGCAACATCCCCAACTGGTTCGTGAACTCGCTGGTCGTGTCGGTCTGCGTCACCTTCGTCGTGCTGCTGGTCGCCTCCCTCGCCGGATACGGTTTCGCCCGCACCGAGTTCCGCGGCAAGTCCGTCCTGATGGCCGTGACGATGGCGGGCCTGATGTTCTCCCCGGCGATCCTCGGCGTCCCGCTCTTCACCACCGTGCAGTCGCTCGGCATGGTCGACACCTACTGGGGCATGATCCTGCCGCAGTGCGCCCCCGCCGCGATGGTCTACATCCTCTACAAGTTCTTCCAGTCGCTGCCCCGCGAGCTGGAGGAGGCGGCGTTCATCGACGGCGCGGGCCGCTGGCGGATCTTCTTCACCCTCGTCCTGCCGCTCTCGAAGCCCTCGCTGTCGGCCGTCGGGATCTTCACCTTCATCGCCTCGTGGAACAACTTCCTGTGGCCCTACATGGTGACCAACAACCCCGACCTGATGACCATGCCCAACGGCATCGCCACCGTGCAGAACGCCTTCGGCATCGTCTGGCCACAGCTCATGGCGGGCGGCCTGATCGCGGGACTCCCGCTGATCGTCGTGTTCGTCTTCTTCCAGAGCCAGATCGTGCGGGGTGTCGCCCACACGGGTCTGGCCGGCCAGTAA
- a CDS encoding helix-turn-helix domain-containing protein has protein sequence MQAGHGTVAIRSAWHDVPRAQVRQFAAIALAEAPDLAEEILREIRREYPNLPLVLDDSGEPMALVGIRRAIEVFVQHLETAEGRPRVHPEVFQEFGRGEGLHGRSLDSLQAIYRLGVRLAWRRFAEIGQRVEIPPPAMYELVDAGYEYLDGLVDQSVRGYAEAAARQAGERLRLQRRLMELLLAEHHHRGDPAEALVERAARIGWPLPDKVAVGVLLRPAREAVAPAVGQGVLLDMEYEQPRMVVPEPDAAGRPELLHRALTGWSGAIGPPVPLADAAKSLRWADAAVRLMERRLLPGGEVLHCTEHTEALVLLQPEELIDDLALRCLAPLAHCGPTHGRRLAETLLAWLETRGGAPEVAARLGVHPQTVRYRLRQIRELWGDEIDDPDRRFELELVLRAQRLRGELGDPHPRR, from the coding sequence GTGCAGGCCGGCCACGGGACCGTCGCCATACGCTCGGCCTGGCATGACGTTCCCCGTGCCCAGGTGCGGCAGTTCGCGGCGATCGCCCTCGCCGAGGCGCCGGATCTCGCCGAGGAGATCCTCCGGGAGATCCGCCGCGAGTACCCGAACCTGCCCCTCGTCCTCGACGACTCCGGAGAGCCGATGGCCCTCGTCGGCATCCGCCGGGCCATCGAGGTCTTCGTGCAGCACCTGGAGACGGCGGAGGGCAGACCCCGCGTCCACCCCGAGGTCTTCCAGGAGTTCGGCCGCGGCGAGGGACTGCACGGCCGCAGCCTCGACTCACTGCAGGCGATCTACCGGCTGGGCGTCCGCCTCGCCTGGCGCCGGTTCGCGGAGATCGGGCAGCGGGTCGAGATCCCGCCACCGGCGATGTACGAGCTCGTCGACGCGGGATACGAGTACCTGGACGGTCTGGTGGACCAGTCCGTACGGGGTTACGCCGAGGCCGCGGCCCGGCAGGCGGGGGAGCGCCTCCGTCTCCAGCGGCGCCTGATGGAGCTGCTGCTCGCCGAGCACCACCACCGGGGCGACCCCGCCGAGGCGCTCGTCGAGCGGGCCGCGCGGATCGGCTGGCCACTGCCGGACAAGGTCGCCGTCGGGGTGCTGCTGCGGCCGGCGCGGGAGGCCGTGGCGCCCGCCGTCGGGCAGGGGGTGCTGCTCGACATGGAGTACGAGCAGCCGCGGATGGTGGTGCCCGAGCCGGACGCCGCCGGGCGGCCGGAGCTGCTGCACCGGGCGCTGACCGGGTGGTCCGGGGCGATCGGGCCGCCGGTGCCGCTGGCCGACGCGGCGAAGTCGCTGCGCTGGGCGGATGCGGCGGTACGGCTGATGGAGCGGCGGCTGCTGCCCGGCGGGGAGGTGCTGCACTGCACCGAGCACACCGAGGCCCTGGTGCTCCTCCAGCCCGAGGAGCTGATCGACGACCTCGCCCTGCGCTGCCTGGCGCCGCTCGCGCACTGCGGGCCGACGCACGGGCGACGTCTCGCGGAGACGTTGCTGGCGTGGCTGGAGACGCGCGGAGGCGCGCCGGAGGTGGCCGCGCGGCTCGGTGTCCACCCCCAGACCGTCCGCTACCGCCTCCGCCAGATCAGGGAGCTGTGGGGGGACGAGATCGACGATCCGGACCGGCGGTTCGAGCTGGAGCTGGTACTCCGCGCGCAGCGTCTCCGAGGTGAGCTGGGTGATCCCCACCCCCGCCGCTGA
- a CDS encoding carbohydrate ABC transporter permease, translated as MSSATSTVAATTLRPRATTAADSARVRWGRRFQHGGWFVAPFFVLYGLFVLLPVVRGLYLSFTDANISGDHTDFVGLDNYREALKDDLVWNSLWHSVQFTLYVVPCIVVVALLMALIAHHTVHFKWLWRLCFFAPFLLPSAVIGNLWWWLFQPTNGMVNHVLGLTTPWLTQKSTALLAVVVATLWWTVGFSFLLFLAALQNIPQHLYEAAELDGANAFRRMLHITVPNLRNITGLVIALQILASLQVFDQAVVMYQFGPGPEESTRTFVQYTLEQGFTSYRVGYASAISFVLFLIIAAVALGRMWLLRSREEGISR; from the coding sequence ATGAGCAGCGCCACGAGCACGGTCGCCGCCACCACCCTGCGTCCTCGCGCGACCACGGCCGCCGACTCCGCCCGCGTGCGCTGGGGCCGTCGCTTCCAGCACGGCGGCTGGTTCGTCGCCCCGTTCTTCGTCCTGTACGGACTCTTCGTGCTGCTGCCGGTCGTCCGCGGCCTCTACCTCAGTTTCACCGACGCCAACATCTCCGGCGACCACACCGACTTCGTCGGCCTCGACAACTACCGCGAGGCCCTCAAGGACGACCTCGTGTGGAACTCGCTGTGGCACAGCGTCCAGTTCACCCTGTACGTCGTCCCGTGCATCGTCGTCGTGGCCCTGCTGATGGCGCTGATCGCCCACCACACCGTGCACTTCAAGTGGCTGTGGCGGCTGTGCTTCTTCGCGCCGTTCCTGCTGCCCTCGGCCGTCATCGGCAACCTGTGGTGGTGGCTGTTCCAGCCCACCAACGGCATGGTCAACCACGTACTCGGCCTCACCACCCCCTGGCTCACCCAGAAGTCCACGGCCCTGCTCGCCGTCGTCGTCGCGACCCTGTGGTGGACGGTCGGATTCTCCTTCCTGCTCTTCCTCGCCGCTCTCCAGAACATCCCCCAACACCTCTACGAGGCGGCCGAGCTGGACGGCGCGAACGCCTTCCGGCGCATGCTCCACATCACCGTGCCGAACCTGCGCAACATCACCGGCCTCGTCATCGCGCTGCAGATCCTGGCCTCGCTCCAGGTCTTCGACCAGGCGGTGGTCATGTACCAGTTCGGCCCGGGGCCGGAGGAATCGACCCGCACCTTCGTCCAGTACACCCTCGAACAGGGCTTCACCAGCTACCGCGTGGGCTACGCCTCCGCGATCTCCTTCGTCCTGTTCCTCATCATCGCGGCCGTCGCCCTCGGGCGGATGTGGCTGCTCCGCAGCCGAGAGGAGGGCATCTCCCGATGA